From Helicobacter anatolicus, the proteins below share one genomic window:
- a CDS encoding AAA family ATPase yields the protein MIKKIEINNFRGIESLAIQDFGEFNIFVGENSCGKTSILEAISICCGSEEVGSLIKIQNFRHTVVLPSNLTSLFYNFNFLSPIEIAAVVDSQEVQTQIYPMTNDKIFYPQDEIKHTPPSMLEQKTNGLSLVRKYNQEEYTTSFSVQPNGDVQYAERSGSTPPLLAVFLSSDIEQWGLKYFIDIVRKEKKREELVEYLKLFDDRVRDIEAQENSILVNLEGVSKLININFLGEGFKKYTTILALMLVALQWHTRFCVCIDEIENGLHFSSIQKLLTSILKLSKQIDFQFFFTTHSIEFLDISRKILGEKSRVYKVVSTQKGVKTYPYSQDGEAYFTLDRIDPRGKR from the coding sequence ATGATTAAAAAAATTGAGATTAATAATTTTAGAGGGATAGAAAGCTTGGCAATCCAAGATTTTGGAGAATTTAACATTTTTGTTGGAGAAAATAGTTGTGGCAAAACAAGTATTTTGGAAGCGATATCAATCTGTTGTGGATCTGAAGAGGTTGGATCTTTGATCAAGATTCAAAACTTTCGTCATACCGTTGTACTCCCATCCAATCTTACTTCACTTTTTTATAATTTTAATTTTCTCTCACCTATCGAGATTGCTGCTGTGGTTGATTCTCAAGAAGTACAAACTCAAATCTACCCAATGACAAATGACAAAATATTCTACCCTCAAGATGAAATCAAACATACCCCTCCAAGTATGCTAGAACAAAAAACCAATGGTTTGAGTCTTGTTAGAAAATATAATCAAGAAGAATATACAACCAGCTTTAGTGTTCAGCCTAACGGTGATGTCCAGTACGCAGAACGATCAGGATCTACACCCCCTCTTCTTGCTGTATTTTTATCAAGCGATATTGAGCAATGGGGATTGAAATATTTTATTGACATTGTGAGGAAAGAAAAAAAGAGAGAAGAGCTAGTAGAGTATCTCAAGCTCTTTGATGATAGAGTGAGAGATATTGAAGCACAAGAGAATAGCATTCTTGTCAATCTTGAGGGGGTTTCTAAGCTAATTAATATCAATTTTTTGGGGGAGGGATTTAAAAAATATACAACGATTTTGGCTCTTATGCTTGTGGCTTTGCAATGGCATACACGCTTTTGTGTGTGCATCGATGAAATTGAAAATGGCTTACATTTTTCAAGTATTCAAAAGCTTCTTACAAGTATTCTTAAACTTTCAAAGCAAATAGATTTTCAATTCTTTTTTACAACCCACAGTATTGAGTTTTTGGATATTTCACGCAAGATTTTAGGAGAGAAAAGCAGGGTTTATAAAGTCGTTTCCACACAAAAGGGAGTAAAAACCTATCCTTATTCCCAAGATGGTGAAGCTTACTTTACTCTTGATCGAATTGATCCAAGAGGAAAGAGATAA
- a CDS encoding DUF3226 domain-containing protein, giving the protein MYVKIFVEGKQDREFLEVYLKYLGYSNAEILVCNGNVININIRSSIQEARDRGQKILVIFDSDDSCENTMERLIRESEELLSKSEIFLFPNNSQKGELETLLFAIAKEPQVCQCFEGYKTCISLYNPDYAKNIHKKSARYAYFEALGLLDEKKRKEAYSKVFDFDSLYLETLKGFLQKHC; this is encoded by the coding sequence ATGTATGTCAAAATCTTTGTAGAGGGTAAACAAGATAGAGAGTTTTTGGAAGTGTATTTGAAATATTTGGGGTATTCAAATGCAGAAATACTAGTGTGTAATGGTAATGTTATTAATATCAATATACGGTCAAGTATTCAAGAAGCAAGAGATAGGGGGCAGAAGATTTTGGTGATTTTTGATAGTGATGATAGCTGTGAAAATACTATGGAGCGACTTATCAGAGAGAGTGAAGAGTTGTTAAGCAAGAGCGAGATTTTCCTATTCCCAAACAACTCTCAAAAAGGTGAGTTAGAAACACTTCTGTTTGCCATAGCCAAAGAGCCTCAAGTATGTCAATGTTTTGAAGGATACAAAACTTGTATCTCCCTCTACAATCCCGACTACGCAAAAAATATTCACAAGAAATCAGCTCGATATGCTTATTTTGAGGCTTTGGGGCTACTTGATGAAAAAAAGAGAAAGGAGGCGTATTCAAAAGTTTTTGATTTTGATTCTCTATATCTTGAGACTTTGAAGGGTTTTTTACAGAAACATTGCTAA
- a CDS encoding primosomal protein N', with protein sequence MYYYLLALLKNNTPLLTYASKEKCEIFSIVSITLRNKAQEAVIIKEVQKPPFACKMLEPLELSYTSLQKHLASFIAKYYCASYSDTFSLFVPKKNILPFMQDNLKSNLQMTKTPLSLNLNPLNSIQQEALQFCLTQNFTLLFGDTGSGKTEIFFHLIKNALEKNQTTLLLMPEISLTPQIERRLKKAFGDIFVLWHSKLTKKKKKSNLEKILNHEAKIIAGARSALFLPLESLGLIIVDEEHDDAYKSQKKPLYNARDLCLFLSKNADIRVVLASATPSVSSYFLAKKNHSIFRIKGNFHQTQKTFIFDRSVEMVSPALLSYLQQNLMDKKQSIIFVPTRANFKTLVCQDCGQIITCDHCSIAMSVHVKKNLMLCHYCNFSIPIPKECPYCKSKDFVSNRIGTAQLKIELQNILPDAKIEILDKDHAQTSNKMNTILQSLKNYEIDILIGTQMIAKGHDYPNVSLSVILGIDYTLKGVDFRSMEKAFQLLYQVAGRSGRVSDGKVFIQSLNPTFLQKYLTDYEDFLFYEKQNRKELYPPYKKLILLLFNHKNESKAKEDMEFILQILEGCNSQSFSIIGAQKNLIEKIANVFRYHILLRVHQIIPTLKIIQQLQKQYPLFEIDVDPIDFY encoded by the coding sequence ATGTATTATTATTTACTTGCTTTACTCAAAAACAATACCCCATTACTCACTTATGCATCTAAGGAAAAATGTGAAATTTTTTCTATTGTAAGTATTACTTTGAGAAATAAGGCGCAAGAGGCTGTTATAATAAAAGAAGTGCAAAAACCACCTTTTGCATGCAAAATGCTTGAGCCGCTAGAGTTATCTTATACATCATTGCAAAAACATCTTGCAAGTTTTATTGCTAAATATTATTGTGCAAGTTATAGCGATACCTTTAGTCTTTTTGTTCCCAAAAAAAATATACTACCTTTTATGCAAGATAATTTAAAATCTAATTTGCAAATGACAAAAACACCTTTATCTTTAAATCTTAATCCTTTAAACTCTATACAGCAAGAAGCTTTGCAATTTTGTCTTACGCAAAATTTTACGCTACTTTTTGGCGATACAGGGAGTGGAAAAACAGAGATTTTTTTTCATCTTATTAAAAATGCATTAGAAAAGAATCAAACCACACTTTTATTGATGCCAGAAATCTCTCTTACTCCCCAAATAGAAAGAAGGTTAAAAAAAGCTTTTGGTGATATTTTTGTTCTTTGGCATAGCAAATTAACTAAAAAAAAGAAAAAAAGTAATTTGGAAAAAATTCTAAATCATGAGGCAAAGATCATTGCAGGGGCAAGAAGTGCGCTTTTTTTGCCTTTGGAATCTTTGGGGCTTATTATTGTAGATGAAGAACATGATGATGCCTATAAGTCGCAAAAAAAGCCTCTTTATAATGCTAGAGATCTTTGTTTGTTTCTTTCTAAAAATGCTGATATTAGAGTAGTTTTAGCATCTGCTACCCCAAGTGTATCTAGTTATTTTTTGGCAAAAAAAAATCATAGTATTTTTCGAATCAAAGGTAATTTTCATCAAACACAAAAAACATTTATTTTTGATCGTTCTGTTGAGATGGTTAGCCCGGCATTACTATCTTATCTTCAGCAAAATCTTATGGATAAAAAACAAAGTATTATTTTTGTTCCTACGCGCGCAAACTTTAAAACTCTTGTTTGTCAAGATTGTGGTCAAATTATCACTTGTGATCATTGTAGTATTGCAATGAGTGTGCATGTCAAAAAAAATCTTATGCTATGCCATTATTGTAATTTTAGTATTCCTATCCCTAAAGAATGCCCGTATTGCAAAAGCAAGGATTTTGTTTCTAACCGCATTGGGACTGCGCAGTTAAAAATAGAATTACAAAATATTTTACCCGATGCAAAAATAGAGATTTTAGACAAAGATCATGCACAAACTAGCAATAAAATGAATACCATTCTCCAGTCTTTAAAGAATTATGAAATTGATATTCTTATCGGGACACAAATGATTGCAAAGGGGCATGATTATCCTAATGTGTCACTATCTGTGATTTTGGGCATTGATTACACATTAAAAGGAGTTGATTTTAGAAGCATGGAAAAAGCTTTTCAATTGCTTTATCAAGTTGCAGGGAGAAGTGGAAGGGTATCTGATGGAAAAGTGTTTATCCAGAGTCTTAATCCTACTTTTTTGCAAAAATATCTTACAGATTATGAAGATTTTTTGTTTTATGAAAAACAAAACAGAAAAGAACTTTATCCTCCTTATAAAAAGTTGATTTTATTGTTGTTTAATCACAAAAATGAAAGCAAAGCCAAAGAAGATATGGAGTTTATTTTGCAAATTTTAGAGGGTTGTAATTCTCAAAGTTTTTCTATTATAGGTGCACAGAAAAATTTGATTGAAAAAATTGCCAATGTTTTTCGTTATCATATTTTATTAAGAGTGCATCAAATTATCCCTACATTAAAAATTATCCAGCAATTACAAAAGCAATACCCACTTTTTGAAATCGATGTTGATCCTATAGATTTTTATTAA
- a CDS encoding NTP/NDP exchange transporter, with protein sequence MIITFYQDKFSVKKFAITPKSEEKMQLFYKVFKLKPKEWKLLLYSVSFILLLFASYSILRPIRDALGLEGGKEELKWLFMGTFLATLLSSIVAMFVSSRVQRRYYINSIFYFFALNLVGFYIAFYFISPSSSYYLWLSRCFFIWVSVFNIFVISSAWSLLTDLFNKDSSKRLFGIVMAGSSLGSILGSFGVAQLIVILGHVHFIAISIVLILLSVILKSLLVKESYLLLAEDKKQEFKQRFFQPVGVKNPFSGFKIIIQSPYLLTFLAFILLLTSVSTFLYMEQARIVKIVFTTRDERVRVFANIDFFVQSASLFLQIFATSRIMEKFGAKFLLSTLGFLVGIGFIILAFSHPSFLPLVIIMSIRRIGEYVLIKPGREMLFVPMNSEQKYKVKNFLDSVVYRGGDTLGAQLEGALAKISITLTLLVGALLSFAWGTLGYYLGKKYEE encoded by the coding sequence TTGATTATAACATTTTATCAAGATAAATTTAGTGTGAAAAAATTTGCTATCACACCAAAATCAGAGGAAAAAATGCAATTATTTTATAAAGTTTTCAAACTTAAACCTAAAGAATGGAAACTGCTACTTTATAGTGTAAGTTTTATTTTGCTACTTTTTGCAAGCTATTCTATTTTGCGCCCTATTCGAGATGCCCTAGGATTAGAAGGAGGCAAAGAAGAATTAAAATGGCTTTTTATGGGAACTTTTCTTGCAACATTATTAAGCTCTATAGTAGCGATGTTTGTAAGCTCAAGAGTACAAAGACGCTACTACATTAATAGTATTTTTTATTTTTTTGCATTAAATTTAGTAGGATTTTATATAGCATTTTATTTTATTAGTCCCTCTAGCTCATATTATCTTTGGCTTTCTCGTTGTTTTTTTATATGGGTCAGTGTCTTTAATATCTTTGTAATCTCAAGTGCTTGGAGTTTATTAACCGATCTTTTTAATAAAGATAGTAGCAAAAGATTATTTGGTATCGTAATGGCGGGATCTAGTTTAGGAAGTATATTAGGAAGCTTTGGAGTTGCGCAACTTATTGTAATTTTAGGACATGTACATTTTATCGCAATCTCTATTGTATTGATACTTTTGTCTGTTATACTAAAAAGCTTACTTGTTAAAGAAAGCTATTTACTTTTAGCCGAAGACAAAAAACAAGAATTTAAGCAAAGATTTTTTCAACCTGTGGGAGTGAAAAACCCTTTCTCAGGATTTAAGATTATTATACAATCCCCATATCTACTAACCTTTTTAGCTTTTATCTTGCTTTTGACAAGTGTATCGACATTTTTATACATGGAACAAGCAAGAATCGTAAAAATTGTTTTTACAACGCGTGATGAGCGTGTGCGCGTATTTGCAAATATTGATTTTTTTGTACAAAGTGCAAGCTTATTTTTACAGATTTTTGCTACTTCAAGAATCATGGAGAAATTTGGAGCAAAATTTTTGCTTTCTACTTTAGGATTTTTAGTAGGAATTGGCTTTATCATACTAGCCTTTAGTCATCCTAGTTTCTTGCCACTTGTAATTATTATGAGTATCCGCAGAATCGGAGAATATGTTCTCATCAAACCTGGTAGAGAAATGCTTTTTGTGCCGATGAATTCAGAACAAAAATACAAAGTTAAAAATTTTTTAGATTCTGTGGTATATCGTGGTGGAGATACCCTAGGAGCACAACTTGAGGGAGCACTAGCTAAAATTAGCATCACTTTAACCCTACTTGTAGGTGCTTTGCTTTCTTTTGCATGGGGAACTTTAGGATATTATTTGGGGAAAAAATACGAAGAGTAA
- the glmS gene encoding glutamine--fructose-6-phosphate transaminase (isomerizing) has protein sequence MCGIVGYIGEKNIKKILLHGLEELEYRGYDSAGFAILSHNELSSFKSVGKIQNLIEKTKYFETQGFGVGIGHTRWATHGKPTEINAHPHSGEFSSVVHNGIIENYAELKTMLQKKGYHFLSQTDTEVIIHLFEDNLKEQKDPLKAFEKTINSCKGAYAILLVTKIMPDKVFYAKNGSPLIIGKGEEGIYFASSDSPLVGLAKEVCYLEDGKIGVLGIEDFYTLPSIQPLNINKSFAQKEGFRYFMEKEIYEQHRVLLETLMGRIQTDTQQITLENIDDSFLEGIKSITICACGTSYHAAMVGKYLLERMAKIRVNIAIASEFRYAGFVMDKEELFISISQSGETADTLEALKLAKKHQQKTLAICNVENSSIVRESDHTILTRAGIEKGVASTKAFASQVLVLWLFALFFAQQRKTLEKKDIAQEISFMFAAIKATQVNNKMHERIKKLSKRYLHGHGFFFIGRDIFYPLALEGALKLKEISYLHAEGYPSGEMKHGPIALADSNLFTIALMPEHLLFEKIKSNVEELSARDATICAISPKECESADDMIYIPKAQSYMEEFFSMMVVLQVLALEIAIKLGNDVDMPRNLAKSVTVE, from the coding sequence ATGTGTGGAATCGTGGGCTACATAGGTGAAAAAAATATCAAAAAAATACTTTTACATGGGCTAGAAGAACTAGAATATCGTGGTTATGACAGCGCAGGATTTGCAATTTTAAGCCACAATGAACTCTCTTCTTTTAAATCCGTAGGAAAAATCCAAAACCTCATCGAAAAAACTAAATATTTTGAAACACAAGGCTTTGGTGTTGGGATTGGCCACACAAGATGGGCGACACATGGCAAGCCCACAGAAATAAATGCACATCCTCACAGCGGAGAATTTAGTAGCGTAGTGCATAATGGAATCATAGAAAATTATGCAGAATTAAAAACAATGCTACAAAAAAAAGGTTATCACTTTTTAAGCCAAACAGATACAGAAGTAATCATTCATCTTTTTGAAGATAATCTTAAAGAACAAAAAGATCCGCTAAAAGCATTTGAAAAAACAATCAATTCTTGCAAAGGTGCATATGCAATACTGCTTGTCACAAAAATCATGCCAGACAAAGTTTTTTATGCCAAAAATGGCTCTCCACTTATCATCGGAAAAGGTGAAGAAGGAATTTATTTTGCAAGTTCTGATTCTCCTTTAGTAGGATTAGCAAAAGAGGTTTGCTATCTTGAAGATGGAAAAATAGGTGTTTTGGGTATTGAAGATTTTTATACCCTCCCCTCTATACAACCTCTAAACATTAATAAAAGCTTTGCACAAAAAGAGGGTTTTCGCTATTTCATGGAAAAAGAAATCTATGAGCAACATCGCGTTTTATTAGAAACACTTATGGGGCGCATACAAACAGATACTCAACAAATCACTCTAGAAAATATTGATGATAGCTTTTTAGAAGGGATCAAAAGTATTACGATTTGTGCATGTGGAACAAGCTACCATGCCGCAATGGTAGGAAAATATCTTTTAGAAAGAATGGCAAAAATCCGCGTAAATATTGCTATTGCAAGTGAATTTAGATATGCAGGATTTGTGATGGATAAAGAGGAACTTTTTATTAGTATTTCCCAGAGTGGAGAAACTGCTGATACTCTAGAAGCTCTAAAGCTTGCTAAAAAACATCAACAAAAAACCCTTGCAATTTGTAATGTAGAAAATAGCTCTATTGTGCGAGAAAGCGATCATACAATCCTTACACGCGCAGGCATAGAAAAAGGTGTTGCAAGCACAAAAGCCTTTGCTTCACAAGTATTAGTACTTTGGCTTTTTGCTCTCTTTTTTGCGCAACAAAGAAAAACACTAGAGAAAAAAGACATTGCACAAGAAATCTCTTTTATGTTTGCTGCCATCAAAGCCACACAAGTAAATAACAAAATGCATGAGAGAATCAAAAAACTCTCTAAAAGATATTTACATGGTCATGGATTCTTTTTTATTGGTAGGGATATTTTTTACCCTCTGGCTCTAGAAGGTGCACTAAAACTCAAAGAAATTAGCTATCTTCATGCCGAAGGATACCCTAGCGGAGAAATGAAACATGGACCTATCGCACTTGCAGATTCTAATCTTTTTACCATTGCCTTAATGCCAGAGCATTTACTTTTTGAAAAAATTAAAAGCAATGTTGAAGAACTTAGTGCTAGAGATGCTACAATATGTGCAATTAGCCCAAAAGAATGTGAAAGTGCTGATGACATGATTTATATCCCTAAAGCACAAAGCTATATGGAAGAGTTTTTTTCCATGATGGTAGTTTTACAAGTTTTAGCATTAGAAATTGCTATCAAACTTGGCAATGATGTGGATATGCCAAGAAATCTTGCAAAAAGTGTAACCGTGGAATAA
- a CDS encoding asparaginase, producing the protein MKKIALASIGGTISMQVSNNGGITPQIGAKDFISAIPEIKKIAQISTHNLFSIASGHITFQNLLEAYNWAKNAAKDSQGIIITQGTDTLEESAFFLSLLWNEPIPLILTGAMRSSDELGYDGLNNIYNAITLIVNYPSSLNAGVMVVMNNTIHHPLWMQKKHSLALETFDSMHQELGIIFENKVEFFRPLSPLPKFPNLQTLHKKVFCYEHSLDDEKEILEWAGEKYDGIVIAGYGAGHTNLQTRDTIIKIAKTKPVIMCARTYAGPSAISTYGYLGSEIDLQKEGVVMSKWLQPKKARILLTILLSQNLGIKDFINFRDFITIK; encoded by the coding sequence ATGAAAAAAATAGCTCTTGCATCTATTGGCGGAACAATCTCTATGCAAGTTTCTAATAATGGAGGTATTACTCCACAAATTGGAGCAAAAGATTTTATTAGTGCGATTCCTGAAATAAAAAAAATTGCACAAATCTCCACTCACAATCTCTTTAGTATTGCAAGTGGACATATTACTTTTCAAAATCTCTTAGAAGCATACAATTGGGCAAAAAATGCAGCAAAAGATTCGCAAGGAATTATCATCACACAAGGAACTGACACGCTAGAAGAAAGTGCATTTTTTTTAAGCTTATTGTGGAATGAACCTATCCCCCTTATTCTCACGGGTGCTATGCGTAGTAGTGATGAACTAGGTTATGATGGACTAAATAATATTTATAACGCTATAACACTGATTGTAAATTACCCCTCTTCTTTAAATGCTGGTGTCATGGTTGTGATGAATAATACCATTCACCACCCCCTATGGATGCAAAAAAAACATAGTCTTGCCTTAGAAACTTTTGATTCCATGCATCAAGAATTAGGAATAATATTTGAAAATAAAGTAGAATTTTTTAGACCCCTTAGCCCTCTTCCCAAATTCCCCAATCTCCAAACACTACATAAAAAAGTCTTTTGCTATGAACACAGCCTTGATGATGAAAAAGAGATTTTAGAATGGGCGGGAGAAAAATATGATGGAATTGTCATTGCAGGATATGGCGCGGGACACACAAATCTACAAACACGCGACACTATTATAAAAATTGCAAAAACAAAGCCTGTGATTATGTGTGCTAGAACATATGCAGGACCTAGTGCAATTTCCACTTATGGCTATCTAGGTAGCGAAATAGACTTGCAAAAAGAAGGCGTGGTTATGAGTAAATGGCTACAACCCAAAAAGGCAAGAATCTTGCTTACCATTCTCTTATCCCAAAATCTAGGAATCAAAGATTTTATAAATTTTAGAGATTTCATCACGATAAAATAA
- the ileS gene encoding isoleucine--tRNA ligase — protein sequence MDYKDTLSLPQTNFAMRGNLPNLEPKRYQKWKEQEVYEQMQTLRKDAKQSFFIHDGPPYANGHLHIGHALNKILKDIITKYHYFQGKKILYTPGWDCHGLPIEQQVEKDLGKEKKDSLSINAIRELCREHAKKFVAIQSNEFEQLGVVGDFKNPYKTMDFQFESNIFATLCEVAKKGLLLERNKPIYWSWACQTALADAEVEYKDKQSDSVYVAFKLSDAALKSLNLLHGSLVIWTTTPWTLPANVAIALSPNQNYVLTKKGFIVAKALHEKLAQQGIVDTEIEKEIPSKNLENLHAINPLNQRKSHIILGDHVSMEDGTGAVHTAPGHGEEDYYIALKYDLEVLMPVDDKGCYSEEIIHKKLLPEHFLGKHIFKAQQEILELLGDSLLKHVVITHSYPHCWRSHQPVIYRATTQWFIVMDKPFHQGKTLREVALDAINETTFYPESGRNRIKTMVENRPDWCISRQRDWGVPIAFFKDKVTGATLLDEEVLKFLKERFAKEGCDIWWSETISDLLPQSHKHLAPNLEKCMHILDVWFESGSTWNAVLKTQNNSPIYEAGSYPADMYLEGSDQHRGWFQSSLLLSCILQGKAPFKSILTHGFTVDEKGEKMSKSKGNVIAPESILKNQGGEILRLWVGMNDYQSDLRISNNIISQVGEQYKKIRNTMRFLLANINDLEKLADLNTLSPIDLWILKVTQSTLKQVHSYFQKYNFVKGLQILMHYITNELSGIYMDLCKDSLYCDSKNSVQLLASKTTMAIIARNIAHTLAPFLTYTIDEVIEFAPEVLKNGAKNVFMLEPYNLDILNTLELKEDFHFLLAVREKFSEIIDNLKKEKTIKSSLEIAIYAPNTDFKLLDQWLIVSEIITTPPKDNIASFEIEGKNFQLSLATKHKCPRCWRYLAQTKDTLCARCQEVIS from the coding sequence ATGGATTACAAAGATACTCTTTCCCTGCCGCAAACAAATTTTGCCATGCGGGGAAACCTCCCAAATTTAGAGCCCAAACGCTATCAAAAATGGAAAGAACAAGAAGTCTATGAGCAAATGCAAACTCTCCGCAAAGATGCAAAACAAAGCTTTTTTATCCATGATGGCCCACCTTATGCAAATGGTCACCTCCACATCGGTCATGCACTAAACAAAATCCTAAAAGACATTATTACAAAATATCACTATTTTCAAGGCAAAAAAATTCTCTATACACCAGGGTGGGATTGCCACGGATTGCCTATTGAACAACAAGTAGAAAAAGATCTCGGGAAAGAAAAAAAAGATTCTCTAAGTATCAATGCTATTCGTGAGCTCTGTAGAGAGCATGCCAAAAAATTTGTTGCAATTCAAAGCAATGAGTTTGAACAACTCGGTGTAGTTGGAGATTTTAAAAATCCTTATAAAACAATGGATTTTCAATTTGAAAGCAATATTTTTGCAACACTTTGTGAAGTTGCAAAAAAAGGACTTTTGCTTGAAAGAAACAAGCCTATTTATTGGAGTTGGGCATGCCAAACTGCTCTAGCTGATGCAGAAGTTGAATATAAAGACAAGCAATCAGATTCTGTATATGTAGCATTTAAGCTTAGTGATGCTGCACTAAAAAGTCTTAATCTTTTGCATGGCTCTCTTGTAATTTGGACAACAACACCTTGGACTCTTCCTGCAAATGTGGCTATTGCACTAAGTCCAAATCAAAACTATGTCCTTACAAAAAAAGGTTTTATTGTTGCAAAAGCATTGCATGAAAAACTTGCACAACAAGGCATTGTGGATACAGAAATAGAAAAAGAAATTCCTAGCAAAAATCTTGAAAATCTTCATGCTATAAACCCACTAAATCAAAGAAAATCTCATATTATTTTGGGTGATCATGTAAGTATGGAAGATGGTACAGGTGCGGTACATACAGCCCCTGGACACGGAGAAGAAGACTACTATATTGCATTAAAATATGATTTAGAAGTATTAATGCCTGTTGATGACAAAGGCTGTTATAGCGAAGAAATTATCCACAAAAAACTTTTGCCTGAGCATTTCTTAGGAAAACATATCTTCAAAGCACAACAAGAAATTTTAGAACTACTTGGAGATTCTTTGCTTAAACATGTGGTAATTACACACTCTTATCCACATTGTTGGCGATCGCATCAACCTGTAATTTATCGTGCTACTACACAATGGTTTATTGTAATGGATAAGCCATTTCATCAAGGAAAAACCTTACGAGAAGTAGCACTTGATGCGATTAATGAAACAACTTTTTATCCTGAAAGTGGTCGCAATCGTATCAAAACAATGGTAGAAAATCGCCCTGATTGGTGCATTTCTCGTCAAAGAGATTGGGGGGTACCTATTGCATTCTTCAAAGACAAAGTAACTGGTGCTACTTTGCTTGATGAGGAAGTATTAAAATTCCTAAAAGAGCGTTTTGCAAAAGAAGGTTGTGATATTTGGTGGAGTGAGACAATTAGCGATTTATTACCACAATCTCATAAGCATCTTGCACCAAATCTAGAAAAATGTATGCATATTCTTGATGTGTGGTTTGAGAGTGGTAGCACTTGGAATGCAGTATTAAAAACCCAAAACAATTCCCCTATATATGAAGCGGGAAGTTATCCCGCAGATATGTATCTAGAGGGAAGTGATCAGCATCGCGGATGGTTTCAAAGCTCACTTTTACTTAGCTGTATTTTGCAAGGAAAGGCACCTTTTAAAAGTATCCTAACTCATGGTTTTACTGTAGATGAAAAAGGTGAGAAAATGAGTAAAAGTAAAGGCAACGTCATTGCCCCTGAAAGCATACTCAAAAATCAAGGTGGTGAAATTTTGCGTCTATGGGTGGGAATGAATGACTATCAAAGTGATCTTAGAATCTCTAACAACATTATTTCCCAAGTAGGTGAACAATACAAAAAAATTCGTAACACTATGCGATTTTTACTTGCTAATATCAATGATTTAGAAAAATTAGCAGACCTAAATACGCTAAGCCCTATTGATCTTTGGATTTTAAAAGTTACACAAAGCACACTTAAGCAAGTGCATTCCTATTTTCAAAAATATAATTTTGTAAAAGGCTTACAAATCTTAATGCACTATATTACAAACGAGCTAAGTGGGATTTATATGGACTTATGCAAGGATAGTCTATATTGTGATTCTAAAAATTCCGTGCAGCTTTTGGCTTCAAAAACCACCATGGCAATTATTGCAAGAAATATTGCACATACCTTAGCACCATTTCTTACCTATACCATCGATGAAGTTATTGAATTTGCTCCAGAAGTACTAAAAAATGGTGCAAAAAATGTCTTTATGCTAGAACCTTATAACTTAGATATACTAAACACCTTGGAATTAAAAGAAGATTTTCATTTCTTGCTTGCAGTGCGAGAAAAATTTAGCGAAATTATTGATAATCTCAAAAAAGAAAAAACAATAAAATCTAGCCTTGAGATAGCAATTTATGCACCAAATACAGATTTCAAACTCCTAGATCAATGGCTCATTGTAAGTGAAATTATCACTACACCTCCAAAAGATAATATTGCTAGTTTTGAGATCGAGGGTAAAAACTTCCAATTGAGTCTTGCGACAAAACATAAATGCCCCCGATGTTGGAGATATTTAGCACAAACAAAAGACACTCTCTGTGCAAGATGTCAAGAAGTGATTTCTTAA